Within the Medicago truncatula cultivar Jemalong A17 chromosome 4, MtrunA17r5.0-ANR, whole genome shotgun sequence genome, the region gtttttcatttcctttaaatttagactattatttttttcaatctaTCAGTTTCTCGCGcgtcatatttttttctttttaaaaatacccTTTGTTCCGTTTCTAAAATCCGAAACATGTTTtgattataaaatccggaaaCTTCATAAATTGTTTGGACATGAGCACCCTGAAGCACCTTGAACCTAAAGCACGCTGGTACTGTTCggattatatattttgaattattttagtctgttttggattataaaattcaaaaagtgTCAAACACCCCATATATGCAATTGCCAAACTTTAGAGTAAAAAAAGGCACTTTTCAGATTATATAGTCCGAAATATCTCAGCACTGAGACAAAAGTGTTGTGTTTTATGGCTGAGATATGCATTTGGGACTTAAATTGCTTCCAAACGATATAAACATGCATTCGTGATCGTACAAAATAAATACTTTAATGCAAAACAGAAATTAAACACACAacacaattttcaaacattaaattaaaaacaaaaatcatgccAAGATTACGAACCAAATGTTCAAacgaaaaattcaaaatagaaatGATCCAGAGGTTACAACACCGTAAAATTTAGCTTTGCCACCCCCACCCTAGTACGCCTACGACGATAAATCATCCTGCCATAAACCTCCGCCAGGATTCGTGCCAAATGACTTCATTCATCAGTCCCTTGCTGAACCATACTACTGGCATGACGTCATAGATATGGTCTCTGGTCCAACCTTCCAGTCAGCACCAAGTACCCATCCTCCCCATTATGCTCAGCAACAACCTCATCAAGGGCCACCTGCTCGGGTAGCCTAGGGATAGGAACATCCTCGTCCTAAAGTATGATGCGTGGATGTGAGAAGGAATAAAACCATCTGATGTATCCATGTGTCGTCTCGACACCTAGGCACGGATGCACTTGCATCTAATTGGGGGCAGCTGGCCCCACttctttagtatttttttaaccaTCAACCTACTAATTTTACATGTTGACCCCTCTTCAAACTATACGTTGCCCCCACACAAACTCATTCAATTCATTAAAGATAAACTATTtatgagaaatgctagcaacactcacttttcaacactctctctagcactcactcttttattgggtgaaatcaatgtatgtcccactaatttgtgtttgttcaattttcaaagtgtagacccacaatgatttaaaccaataagaaagtgagtattagagagagtgttcaaaagagagtgttgctagcattactCAACAATTAttacataaatattattaaaatactaGGTCTACACATGAAAAGTTACAAAAAAGTGAATGAAGTCTTTGCCAAAGAAAAAATGACAAAGTGTGTTGGTTTGAAATCTTAATATGTTTTCTGCATCACATTTTTTTACTTCTCACTTCTTCCCTTCACACAACAACgtataagattagagaattgttgttcccacatttgataaggctgagaaacacgagtaaaatacgatTTTACCCCcttggtagttaactgtcgaggaattaAATATCCGGctacagttaactgccgaggaaaacctcgggagttaactgctgaggaaaTCTGAACATAAACAGACGCAGAAACAGAAACATataccattttcaaaacttctctaaagttctcaatttctctccaatcttcaccaaattcattttcacgaattgcaagcaaatcaactgcacattatcacaagtaagttgtatcaatcattttaatgataatgttagtttgtttaggtttatttttttaaaaaaaaattagagtagtttACAGTGTTGATCCCAACACCGACTACATGGAAAACTATCCGGTTGCGGCGAGGTGGAAGCTTCAGAAGGGTCATGGAGAGGGGGTCACGTATCGATCACTGCTTGATCGTATATAGTTTGATGACGTatgctggaggccgtacgaAGAGTACATGGAGATCCAAGATTTtgaggaggttttctggtattcaGGCTGGATTATGTGTGGTGTtcgtagggtgtaccgtcacttgcccgagagggttttgaggcagtacggatacgtcCAGACCGTCCCCAGACATCCGACGAATGTTGTAGAGCTGCCACCGTCTCAGATTGTGCAGGCATTCGTCGACTTTCGCACTCATACGCTTAAGGCAGCCGATTGGGGTGAGCAGGCAAGAGAGCAGACATGGTTGATGGCGGATGGCTATGTGTtatggtacactagggtgtctcaccctcagatttTTCCACATCttccaggagatcttccgaggccagcaaatgaagagcagatcattgcacagcagtgggagcggtatgaggcgagaagctcgcctgacacctatgacataTTTCGTGCCGCTGTTGCCTATGCTGATGCACAGATGggccaggaggaggtcatgagctCTCAGTAGTGGTTTCAGGCCATGAGCCATGTtagggagcagatcgcgccgatATTGGCCAGGAGGGGAggccagaggccgaggaggaggcaccagCAGCATCAGCAGGACCAGGACCAGTAGTAGtagtttgttttttagttttggtattttgatgattttttttttttttgaagaaactaaatgaaatataataaaaaaaatcagtccCTCAAGCACAAGGAGTGCCGAAGGGAGCTGAGAAGAGTTAATTACAACACATCAAGGCTAAAAACAGccataaatcaaaaataaaacagaCATTACACAACAGTCTGTAAACAATGTAAAGGATTTTGTCTCCAAAAGGGATAATCAAAAGCGAAAGTGATGAAGTCTGCTTTCAGCCACCAATAAGTCTGAAGTTTAACCCTTTCAAAAAGAGCTTCGAGATGTTCAACTTGGTTCTGAAAAATCCTCCTGTTGCGGTCcttccaaataacaaataagacCGAAATCCATATAATAGTAAAAGCTGTCCTAGAATTCTTTGAGAACCCTCCAAGAGCACAAAACTGATTAGCATGTGAAAATATATTGCCATGAAACACCTTAACAATACCAAACCAATTCGATATCAAGAGCCATAATCGACCATAATGATCacattgaaaaaagaaatggtCCCTTTCCTCCTCCTTACCACACAAGGCCGCGCAAGACACATTGGAAACCTCAAAGACGTTCCTCTTGCGCAGGTTGTCCTTTGTTGCAAGTCTATTCAGAAAGAGACGCcatacaaaaatattaaccTTTAATGGAACCGCTTTAAGccataaaaattgattaaacTCTGCAGTGATGTTGAAATCCACCACATTGATTTGTATATTCGTATATTGATGacattacttttaatttcatgggatattttactttgtttaatggtataaaaatgttggtttaattaagttgtgcatttgcgCCAATATTTGTTTTGCCATTTGAAGCgttatgcataaaaaaaaaggtacatatgttgtgttttgtgtttgaaaCACATTACAGGTTCAGGAAATGAAGCTACTGCCTCTGACTTGGCTTCAGGACGCTTCGGCAGTTTACTACTGAAGAAatcctcgatagttaactgccgaggaaatcctcggtagttaactgcagccggtttccACAAACTTCGACAATTAACTGCCGATGGACATTTAGATAAATTACTCGTGTAtctcagccaaaccaaatgtgtcaacaacaattctcataaGATTAAGTACACCCTCACGTGAAATGAATTTTTGAATCATTATAACACATATAGAAACAGCCCCGGATCTACTTGTAGTAGATTGtccttaaaataataaattgtccctattaaatgaaaatttataccataaaaaatagtttctcttataaattttataagatGAAATCTGTAAATGCATTTgagatgaaattttgaatgatttctaccatactttttaaatataaagatacataaagaacaattttaatttgtagaTGTTATGAgtctttaatttttgtaatatataACATGATAGTGTTTATAATATCAAGTATTTTGCTCAATGATAatgatgttattattttatcacttttgcattgctaaaaaatttctataagtatttatcatataaaatcttGCCCCCCGGTAAGTAAACATTTCTGGATCGACACCAGTCATATCAAACCAAGAATCAACAAGTTGCAGATCTGGATCCTCAACAGTCCGTATATCTGCATCCTTCATTGTTGCCCCTATCCAAAAACTGAGATATTACACCCTAAAAAATACATGATTTATCCCTTTCTCACACGATTGAGTGcctaagagagagagaaagaaaagctACAACAATCCAACGAGCGAGCACAATTTTGGTTTGTTTGCAAAGAGGGGTGATTGAATGGGGGGTACAACCTAATGGTTGGCACACAGTAGAGAAGGTTGTCACTTTGCAGCGGCGGCGAACGTTAAGAAATGCACAACTGCTTTACAGCAGTGGGGTTAATTTTGTTGATATATCCAATTTTATTCCTTTGGGTTTGATATTGTAGTTTATTATTctgcaaagaaaaataaacccaTGTTAACTTTgacattttttgttgttatttatgTTGCTCATGTTGATGTGAATTATCATGTTTCTTGCTTCATGTTacttaagttttttattttttatatttatgtttcttAATTAGTTACAAATGTTAGACACTTTAGTCATCAAGTTACACATAATCGACATTGACAAAAAGAATTAAAGTGTTTAATATCGTTAATTTAAGGGACTAAAGTGTATGGTATTTGTAAGTAATAATGAACCAAAATATTTGAAACATAAAGCGACCAAAATGACACAACAAACTTATGGAACCAAAGTTtctaatatttataattaaggAGGGATATTTTGACTCAAAGAGTAAGTGTTTTAACTTACTTCAAATTATGACATTTAATTCCAATATTGATTAATGGCTTAGATTAATTGGTACGGTAGGTTTTAATTTCATTCTCTATTAGAGTCAACACTCATCACCAACAATTAATgtcttttaattgattgatttttttttattcttctccctttgcttttttttttttctcatgctaaaagaaatagaaaagggttaacattaacaacaaaacataaaaacccTATCTTGACAAGGTAGTAATactatttaacattttaaagAAACTAAGGGAGTAAAAATTTTAAGAGTTTCatttcatgaagaaaaaaaatcccaaatatACAAATCTTTAAAACATTTTAACTCAATTagtcttttaagatttttgtttCACTGTTAACATATTAACTCAATTATTTTTACACTGTTAATACTATTTTGGTAGTAAAACATTTCAGCTGATCAATAGATAATCCGAGTTTTACAATTTTTGCTGATAAACATTTTTGCCATGAAagagtttttatatttttctgttaaaccttttccatttcttttagcgtgagaaaagaaaaagcaaagggaagatgaataaaaaaaatcaatcaattaaaagacattcattgttttattattttgtggTGATGAGTGTTGACTCCaatatagaataaaattaaagtctaccatatcaattaatctaagccATTAATCAATATTGAAATTCAAGGTCATGATTTGGAGTAAGTTAAAACACTTTCTTGAAGTCAAAATATCACTCCTCTTTATAACTTTAAGGTATAGAAATATAGTTTAGACTAAAAGTTTAGCACactttaacctaaaaaattagtataattaagcctaaaaaatttatgtcaaatttgaaaattttaaagtttgaaGGACGAAtttcaaaatatgaaaaacagGGACCAAGTTTTTTATTAATAAGaccaatttgtaaaaaaaaaaattaaaaaattatacgaaacaatttgaaaaatagatAGGCACTAATGTGTAAACTTCTTAAACATATACCaattttcataatttgaaataataatatgaacCAAATTGAGATTCATATTATATAGAGTAAATAAGACATTTCAAGTTCTAAgtttttgtctaaaaaaatcgTAGTTTTAAAATACTATTTGTAATTATCTAAATTTAGTTTtgacaaaatacttcataaaatctattcatttaaaatttctccatatttattttacacatgAGTAAATTTGCAAGTGATGTCTACAAATAATTATTCAAACAATgaaattcatattaaaaaaaaaatgtaatcatCCTTTAAATATTCCTTAATTTCCCTCTCTCTTATCTGAGCTCTTATGCAAGCCAATGGTTGACTAACCTTTTATCTAAGAGCTTGGGATTTTTAATGTCAAGTTGTATTTCAACTTGAGATTTGATCTTAAATGGTTTAATTCTACTACCTTGGTGTTTGAGTTGATCTAGTTTATTTTCCGTTATCTCTTCAATCTTTGATTGCATATGTTTATCAAACATCGTTTTTAATATGTGGCCTTAACAAACTCAAAACgtgtatttgtaaaaaagaaaaaaaaattcaaatgtttATATTTGACTCAAAAATTGTATGTCGAAGTTATGAAAAAATTGTGGCACGTGAGCATGTATTGGTATAGTAATGTATTGGTGTATTAACTGTAAATCGTAGCACGATAGGTGCCAATCATGGCACGATTTCTCGGATTCTGGACACTATATAAGATTTCATTCTTCACTTTTTTGTGAGAGAGCTGCAAGAGATAGAAACTTTGAAAATCAAAGGAGGGAACTTTAGAGTTGAGAGTCTTGGGTGAgagttttttttcttggttGGGAAACATTTGCTAACACAAAAAGTTTCCTTTCGTGTTTTCTCTTAGTATTTATTGTGAAGACTAGGTGACTTGAAAAATGGAtacaaattagggtttgttctttgtgagaTTATAAGTGATTTCTTGTAACCTATTTATATCATTCTtatcatagtggattggagagttgTTCTCTCTCGATAGTAGATCATTATAGACCGAATTAGGTAAACAATATTGGTGTGTTGTTTTCTTCTCATCTGTcttatttttgttggtttaaatatgattattgTGTTACTTCACATTGAGATCTAGGTCTATTTATTGTGGTTGCTTGATGTTACTTTGGTCATTGATTACTACTTCTTTTActccaaacaaagtttttttttttttttcaatcccACCGCCACAacaaacaaaacatatatatgtttagatTTAGAATAGGGGTAGTTCTATTGTGGACTACATATCAAGGTGTCCCACCATCGATTGATATATATCAATATTGAGAAGTAGAAGTTTGCAATAATTTGTTCAGAATACCTCAGTTAATATGAACAATACTTTTTAATATACGGAGGTCATGATTCAAACTTTGAACACCTTATTTATAGTGATTTCTAAATACTAGActacttaaaaagaaaatataaagttCACAATTATCTTTGTCTTTATGTTTGTTGTGTGAGTTGTTATAATTCAAtgaaaaacttctttttttagtaacaaacaaaaaacgtACGATGAAAATAACTTTTCAACAAATTTGAGAtttccttccttaaaaaaaaaaaatacaaatttgatattttagaatTGTGATGACCCTTTTTCACCCCtgctaaaaataaatcaaactcaCACAAATTATTTAGATACACAAACAGCATCATAtcattttaactattttaaaataccatgttattgaattattttttattttatctctttaaGCTGTGTGAGTGTGTCGAAATGATTTATATCCATCAATTAATAAACAGGTGTTTGTGGAAGATATGTTGAATGTGAGTGGAGGTTTATATGAAATGGACTGGAAgctgaatacaaatattttcctTTGGGTGGATATATTTAGTGGGAGAATGTATAGATTTTTTGGCTACCATCTCTATgcattaaaatgttaaaaataataaataaaatatgctTGGGTTTAGAATCAAAATCCAGGTGAAGGATACTTTGTCAAAGAAGCACAACATTGATAATCCTCCGATAAGCAATGTTTCATGGAACAAATTGGTGCATCAAACAGTCTCTTTACTTGAGTAGAGGCTTCACAATGATTGATTAGCAACAAGGGGTGGTTTTAATCAATAGGAGTATTGTTTGTGTCAACGAATGTGTATTAAAATGGGAGCGCACATTCAAATCACCGtctcaacaaataaaataaaaaatgggagtgcacaacattttttttttttggaaggttTGGACGAAAGTAGTTGGGTTTGTGgtgtttttatcaaataatagcTTGGTACATGCGAATAAATTTCTCAGTTTGGCATCAAGTGGTAGACAAATGCATGAATGCATCAAATCCATTTGATTATCTTGCATTTGGTCTAGAGATTCATAAGTAATTCGTTTTTTTGACGGCATGAAATTAATGAAGGAACAATCATCGATATGGTAAAATTCTTATCTTGGTCATTGATTAAATCCAAGAAGAATGACTTGGAACTCTCTACCccttatttttttgggttataATGTCGGTTAAGATTTATTGTATCTTAATTCGTGTATTTTGAAGATATATTGTTTCTTTGACTTGAACTATTTTGTCATTCTCCATCCTAAAAgaatttacatatatatatatatatatatatatatatatatatatatatatatatattattttctattaaataaaaacaacatcctgtttactcaaaaaaaaaacattattctcTTTTGAAATTTAGCATGTTTCTATCATGAAAAGCCAAAAAGGGGAAAAATAAAGtggataaaataataataataataataatagtgaaGATGAAATCTTTATAAGAAATGCGATAAATTGATTGTCGAAAAAGACAAACACGACACATGGATACAATCAAgtgatatttaattattttattattatttatggtGTCTATTGATTACCCTGTAAAAATGTATTTGTCAATATATAAGTGCTAAAAATTAGGAAATGATCAAACAATTTACTTTTCGTTATATGCAAAGGAGCAGAAACATGActacaattttcaaatttgcttatattatgaTCATATGTGTTTTCCTGCTTAACATTGCAGCCCAAGAAATAGGTCCATTTTTTTATCctctcaaattttattttatacacaaTCTTTCATCTCTTTTATTGAccctaattattttattattttatggtttACAATAGAAAACGGAATTCACCCCTGCAAGAAAAACGAAGATTGCAATCACATGTGTGTCATGCCTGGTCTTCCATGGTGCCATGAGAATAATTTGTGTTTCTGCTATGAAAATGCTTATGGGAATACACGTTAAGGGTGTCTATCTATCATTGCTCATTttataaagggttaaatatgtttttggtccctataaatataccaactttttcttttagtccctctaaaattttccttcaacttttagtcccttaaaaattttccatcttcacttttgatccctattttaaaataaaatcatatgtagaattaatatttttgaataaaatttttcagaaaaattcataatattataagaatgtctcccaaaaaaaattagaattgtttaacaaaacatgaatttaatatgaatttttatattttttacggttaaaaattcatattttatttatgttttgtcaaaatattcttttttttttaaatatttttacaatattctacacatttctgcacaatttcattaaaaaaaactaaaattaacttaaaattaggaccaaaagtagtgattgaaaattttataaagactaaaagttgaaggaaaattttagagggactaaaagaaaaaattgatatatttatagagaataaaaacatatttaacccttttataAAAGTAATTATTGTGATTACTTAAtgttttttcctataaataaatattgcttATGATACTCACAATTTTCACATCACTTTCGACATATAATCCAAATTATTGAAAGTTTCTCTAAAcccttattttctttgtttgttgcatttttcTGTGTTTTCTTATGTTCATCTTATTTTCCACGAGTCATATtctaaaaatcaattcaatttccATTGTTCatctttttagatttttgtttGTACATGATTGAAAATTGATAATCTATCATTaacatatattgttttttttcattttcattttcttttattagatTACGTaaagctttttattttttttatatatcttttattgttttttatttcagaTGGTTAGACAAAGTGAATAGAAATGGTGACTAAAAAGCCGtttatgaaaaagaagaagagtcATAATATGGAGCATTACAAAATACTCTGAGATAATAATACATTTGGATTAAGTGTATAAGAAATAACAATTGAACTATTtcgtagatttttttttccatgtaCGAGTATGACAAAGAATTGAGTGAATATCGTTTTATTCTGTTGGAAATCTTAGTGTTGTGGATTGTGAATGCAACTTTTTTTCATGATgtgaaattattaatttattgtatATTAAATGTAcaagaaaaatttgagtgtataatattattattattatcttttatttatccttatttattaatttgttacGTCTGCaacaatttaacttaatttttttcgctcatttgctttattaggtttgcaattatttaacctaacaaatttcatctaaaaaaaatgcattgcaccaatttcattcctatcctcttgacgttttttttttaa harbors:
- the LOC112420754 gene encoding uncharacterized protein, with product MKDADIRTVEDPDLQLVDSWFDMTGVDPEILATKDNLRKRNVFEVSNVSCAALCGKEEERDHFFFQCDHYGRLWLLISNWFGIVKVFHGNIFSHANQFCALGGFSKNSRTAFTIIWISVLFVIWKDRNRRIFQNQVEHLEALFERVKLQTYWWLKADFITFAFDYPFWRQNPLHCLQTVV